One window of the Carnobacterium maltaromaticum DSM 20342 genome contains the following:
- a CDS encoding alpha/beta hydrolase — protein sequence MLIKKIGRISLKIIISFLLVVIIIVAGMFVTNKILNRLDDKKITDYGQKISVDDKKINVSIHGNGQETIVLLPGFGTAAPALDFTPLVNELKAYYKVVVVEPLGYGLSDLPTSERSTKNIVSEIHETLQKLDITSYTLMGHSIAGIYGLDYSRTYPDEVTAFVGIDTSFPTQSVDPFPASSYKLLRDLGVFRLLLKPDSLMAPDVDSRTKKQIRLISLKNTMNAAILSEGEQMEANFNAAKNMNFPKELPVLFFLAEASIKDTEGWEPKHEEQIKGLNYGKVEIFKGEHYLHYTKSKEMVKSYRDFIKNAPSTK from the coding sequence ATGTTGATCAAAAAAATAGGACGAATTTCATTAAAAATAATAATCAGTTTTTTACTAGTAGTTATCATTATAGTTGCAGGAATGTTTGTGACAAATAAAATTTTAAATCGATTAGATGATAAAAAAATTACAGATTATGGACAAAAAATTTCTGTTGATGATAAAAAAATAAATGTGAGTATTCATGGCAATGGTCAAGAAACCATTGTCTTACTTCCTGGTTTTGGAACTGCTGCTCCTGCTTTAGATTTCACACCTTTAGTAAATGAACTAAAAGCCTACTATAAAGTCGTCGTCGTAGAACCTCTTGGGTATGGATTAAGTGACCTTCCAACTTCAGAACGTTCAACTAAAAATATTGTTTCTGAAATTCATGAAACTTTGCAAAAATTAGACATTACATCTTATACACTTATGGGACATTCAATTGCTGGGATTTATGGTTTAGACTATAGCCGAACTTACCCTGATGAAGTTACTGCTTTTGTTGGAATTGATACAAGCTTTCCTACTCAATCAGTTGACCCTTTTCCTGCTAGCAGCTATAAATTATTACGTGATTTAGGTGTTTTTAGATTGTTGCTAAAACCCGATTCCTTGATGGCTCCTGATGTAGATTCCAGAACAAAAAAACAAATTAGATTAATTTCATTAAAAAACACTATGAATGCTGCCATTCTTAGTGAAGGCGAACAAATGGAAGCTAATTTTAATGCTGCTAAAAATATGAACTTTCCTAAAGAACTACCTGTTCTATTTTTCTTGGCAGAAGCAAGTATTAAGGATACTGAAGGATGGGAGCCAAAACATGAAGAGCAAATTAAAGGATTAAACTACGGGAAAGTCGAAATTTTTAAAGGTGAACATTATTTACACTATACTAAGTCAAAAGAAATGGTAAAAAGCTATCGTGATTTTATAAAAAACGCACCTTCAACTAAATAA
- the hemH gene encoding ferrochelatase, which produces MKQKKGILLANLGTPDKPEKKEVRAFLKLFLADKRVIDTPRYIWLPILHGIILNTRPKKSAKLYKEIWRTEGSPLLIYTKEQTRQLQDRFPDVVVRFGMSYSHPSIVTSLTEMDDLGVTDLTIIPLYPQYSTTTTASIYDAVATYYLKKENIPSLHFIREFTEHPLYIDLLVDQIKTELAKHPVDHLLFSYHGIPVSYAEKGDPYPEQCAATTKAVMAKLKQKIAYSETYQSKFGPAEWLIPATDATLKRLPIDEGVKKIMVITPGFVSDCLETIEEIESENRGYFMENGGEEFYYIHPFNEDPRFVDLLAQLVSDK; this is translated from the coding sequence ATGAAGCAAAAAAAAGGCATTTTATTAGCCAATCTTGGAACTCCAGATAAGCCTGAAAAGAAAGAAGTTCGAGCATTCCTTAAATTATTTTTAGCAGATAAGCGTGTCATTGATACGCCTCGGTATATTTGGTTACCAATTTTACACGGCATTATTTTAAACACACGTCCTAAAAAATCTGCTAAACTTTATAAAGAAATATGGCGCACAGAAGGTTCACCATTATTGATTTATACGAAAGAACAAACGCGCCAATTACAAGATCGTTTTCCAGATGTAGTGGTTCGCTTCGGCATGTCTTATAGTCACCCTTCAATTGTGACATCCTTAACAGAGATGGATGATTTAGGCGTAACGGACTTAACTATTATTCCATTATATCCACAATATTCTACAACGACAACAGCGTCTATCTACGATGCTGTCGCAACTTATTATTTAAAAAAAGAAAATATACCTAGCTTACATTTTATTCGAGAATTCACAGAACACCCTCTATACATTGATTTATTAGTAGATCAAATAAAAACTGAACTTGCTAAACATCCAGTTGATCATTTGCTGTTTTCTTATCATGGAATTCCAGTTTCATATGCAGAAAAAGGGGATCCTTATCCAGAACAATGTGCAGCAACGACCAAAGCCGTTATGGCTAAACTCAAACAAAAGATAGCTTATTCAGAAACCTATCAATCAAAATTTGGTCCAGCTGAATGGTTAATACCAGCAACGGATGCGACTCTAAAAAGGTTGCCTATAGATGAAGGCGTGAAAAAAATCATGGTGATTACACCAGGTTTTGTATCAGATTGTTTAGAAACAATCGAGGAAATTGAATCTGAAAATCGTGGGTACTTTATGGAAAACGGTGGCGAAGAATTTTATTACATTCATCCTTTTAATGAGGATCCGCGATTCGTTGATTTATTGGCCCAACTAGTTAGTGATAAATAA
- the nhaC gene encoding Na+/H+ antiporter NhaC — protein sequence MEKQQSFKEALGILILLLVVIGVSVIKFGVAPQTPLIIAIGLLILWGRFRKKSWDSIHKGIQEGISTGLVPMIIFILIGALIGIWIAAGIIPSMMVFGFKILNPGIFVPSVFIICAIVGTSIGSAFTTVSTVGIALLGMGTSMGFNPALVAGAIVSGAVFGDKMSPLSDSTNLSAAVSGVDLFRHIKNLMWTTVPALIISLILFFILGNGETHASTSNIDELVKTLTANFSVNIFAIIPIVVMFACSWKKIPAIPTLLLSIIVALVMLVIEHSGLNFTEISSIIQDGFIAQTGDKNIDALLSRGGVQSMMWSISLIILALALGGLLVEFKIIDSVMAPISNSLNSTGKLILATALSCIGVNLLVGEQYLSIILPGKAFKNSFDKAGLHPLAMSRVLEDAGAVVNSLVPWSVSGVFIAGALSIPTIDYLPFAFFCLLCPVITVFCGFTGIGIQKKKESSIAKELREV from the coding sequence ATGGAAAAGCAACAGTCATTTAAAGAAGCGTTAGGTATATTAATCTTATTATTAGTCGTTATTGGCGTAAGTGTCATTAAATTTGGAGTTGCTCCACAAACACCTTTAATTATTGCCATTGGTTTATTAATATTATGGGGGAGATTTAGAAAGAAATCGTGGGATTCAATTCATAAAGGGATTCAGGAGGGGATTTCAACTGGATTAGTTCCAATGATTATTTTTATCTTAATTGGAGCCTTAATTGGTATTTGGATTGCCGCAGGGATCATCCCATCTATGATGGTATTTGGTTTTAAAATTTTAAATCCGGGTATTTTTGTACCCTCAGTTTTTATTATTTGTGCGATTGTTGGGACTTCAATTGGGAGTGCTTTTACAACAGTTTCAACTGTTGGAATCGCTTTGTTAGGTATGGGAACATCAATGGGCTTTAATCCTGCTTTGGTTGCAGGTGCAATTGTATCGGGAGCAGTTTTTGGTGATAAAATGTCGCCTTTATCAGATAGTACAAATTTGTCAGCAGCTGTATCAGGCGTCGACTTGTTCCGTCACATTAAAAACTTGATGTGGACAACAGTTCCTGCATTGATCATTTCATTAATTTTATTTTTTATTTTAGGTAACGGTGAAACACATGCAAGTACAAGCAATATTGATGAATTAGTCAAAACATTAACCGCTAATTTTTCAGTCAATATATTTGCGATTATTCCAATAGTTGTCATGTTTGCCTGTTCTTGGAAAAAAATTCCTGCAATTCCGACTTTATTATTAAGTATTATTGTAGCACTTGTGATGTTGGTGATTGAACATTCAGGACTTAACTTTACCGAAATTTCAAGTATTATTCAAGATGGATTTATTGCACAAACAGGAGATAAAAATATTGATGCATTACTATCTCGCGGTGGTGTTCAAAGTATGATGTGGTCAATTTCATTAATTATTTTAGCATTAGCATTAGGGGGATTGTTGGTTGAATTTAAGATTATTGATTCAGTCATGGCCCCAATTTCTAATTCACTTAACTCTACTGGCAAATTAATTTTAGCGACAGCATTATCTTGTATAGGGGTTAATTTATTAGTAGGAGAACAATACTTATCCATTATTTTACCTGGTAAAGCCTTCAAAAATTCTTTTGACAAGGCTGGTTTACATCCTTTGGCGATGTCTCGTGTGTTAGAAGATGCAGGGGCAGTTGTGAATTCGTTAGTTCCTTGGAGTGTCAGTGGTGTGTTTATTGCAGGTGCTTTAAGTATTCCAACAATTGATTACTTACCGTTTGCTTTCTTTTGTTTACTTTGTCCAGTCATTACAGTATTTTGTGGTTTTACAGGTATTGGAATTCAAAAGAAAAAAGAATCAAGTATTGCAAAAGAATTACGAGAAGTATAA
- a CDS encoding pentapeptide repeat-containing protein — protein MKIVKPKQIITALVEDQIVKIEEVESHTHYKKCQITSNFGIKKINEVIFENCTFDRLDFKQMEFLDVIFDNCNLASGDFSEGLIYRSEFKNCQLSGANFIDSKQKNVKWQGCLLSYANYSSSNMESVHFIEGRMTESYFQDCQLKNVIFEEIDANGVDLVGSKLTGLDISKAHFDFLNLDISLAKGLKIGYDQAYKLITLSGIEIVE, from the coding sequence ATGAAAATAGTTAAACCAAAACAAATAATAACGGCTTTAGTAGAAGATCAAATTGTAAAAATTGAAGAGGTTGAGTCGCATACACACTATAAAAAATGTCAAATTACGAGTAATTTTGGTATAAAGAAAATAAATGAAGTCATTTTTGAAAATTGTACCTTTGACCGATTAGATTTTAAGCAAATGGAGTTTTTAGATGTTATTTTTGACAATTGTAATTTAGCGAGTGGTGATTTTAGTGAAGGTTTAATTTACCGAAGTGAGTTTAAGAATTGTCAATTAAGTGGAGCAAATTTTATTGATAGTAAGCAAAAAAATGTTAAATGGCAAGGTTGTTTGTTAAGTTATGCAAATTATTCTAGTAGCAATATGGAAAGTGTTCATTTTATTGAAGGGCGAATGACAGAGAGTTATTTTCAAGATTGTCAGTTAAAAAATGTGATCTTTGAAGAGATTGATGCGAACGGAGTAGATTTAGTAGGTTCTAAGTTGACGGGTCTAGATATTTCGAAAGCCCATTTTGATTTTTTAAATTTGGATATTTCCTTAGCAAAAGGCTTGAAAATCGGATATGATCAAGCGTATAAATTGATTACATTGAGTGGAATTGAAATTGTCGAATAA
- a CDS encoding SDR family oxidoreductase → MIQLKKLVIIGGSGFLGQVICQTALTENWTIVSISKHGRPPSNKLLKSLRDAPIEWVQADIFTSQDWQAHLLHAFAIIDLVGIIKERPKEGITYQKMIADSAKIIGTVASDNDRLQHFIFLSANAGPTKYIEAKRQAEQSLISMPLPLTIIRPGLIVGAGRPSSIRAKWALEFLLKIPLLSVFVTQIKPISVDTIAKKILAILLSPEPLTTRVLAVDDLDNLAD, encoded by the coding sequence ATGATACAACTAAAAAAATTAGTGATTATTGGTGGTAGTGGTTTTTTAGGACAAGTTATTTGTCAGACTGCTTTAACTGAAAATTGGACAATTGTAAGTATTTCAAAACATGGGCGCCCCCCTTCAAATAAACTGCTGAAAAGCTTAAGGGATGCACCAATTGAATGGGTTCAAGCAGATATTTTTACTTCACAAGATTGGCAAGCTCACTTACTTCACGCCTTTGCTATTATTGATTTAGTTGGTATTATTAAAGAACGTCCAAAAGAAGGAATTACTTATCAAAAAATGATTGCCGACTCAGCAAAAATAATTGGAACAGTTGCTTCAGATAATGATCGATTACAACATTTTATTTTTTTATCTGCTAATGCTGGTCCTACTAAATATATCGAAGCAAAACGTCAAGCAGAACAGAGTTTGATTTCAATGCCTTTACCTTTAACTATTATCAGACCGGGATTAATAGTAGGCGCGGGAAGACCCTCGTCTATCCGAGCTAAATGGGCTTTAGAATTTTTGTTGAAAATCCCACTTTTGTCTGTCTTTGTCACGCAAATTAAACCTATCTCTGTTGATACAATTGCCAAAAAAATTCTTGCTATTCTTTTATCACCTGAACCCTTAACGACTAGGGTATTAGCTGTTGATGATTTAGATAATTTAGCAGATTAG
- a CDS encoding glycosyl hydrolase family 28-related protein: MNLIQENQRILEHIFPSYQTSEGKAQVLKETEELFTQFKQQHFLYPIRYQLKKNTFHIKLKRDYSIAPSLEVTSINEVVPVWKYKLDQELMKLEKRTKKVFLSDFGGIADGKTDCTKAFKRAFSVGYRHVILSSGTYLTRGLKIPSNVILAGEGSAETCLKLHPEAPKSEQLLTNKSHFKGNHHIQIKGISLDWNVERLTKGETTATGGIASSGITLAHVKYARIVDVVVKNPGLHGVDITSPAYSYAGDGTRSRLGSQFIWVDQIEAFGFGDDGITTHHSKNILISNCYLHHPSGLAHRTGFSNSNGIEIDDGSEHISLVGNRTAYCFGGVEIKAHETSSAASDTQIFGHFSYRDNRSYNFRHIGHHKDQDLLSQSAYGIRASFLAAYYPQKTDLYKASEPRGIVVSAYQRVVVNQFIAREEPTTNHEKVAIAIQYRARDVRIVNSQLKNYYGAKQPIKISKDTSDIYII, from the coding sequence ATGAATTTAATTCAAGAAAATCAGCGGATCTTAGAACATATTTTTCCAAGCTATCAAACCAGTGAAGGGAAAGCGCAGGTTCTTAAAGAAACTGAAGAATTATTTACTCAATTTAAGCAACAACATTTTCTATATCCAATCCGCTATCAACTTAAAAAAAATACTTTCCATATCAAATTAAAACGTGATTATTCAATTGCGCCTAGTCTGGAAGTTACGTCAATTAATGAAGTAGTTCCAGTGTGGAAATATAAGTTAGATCAAGAATTAATGAAATTAGAGAAACGAACAAAAAAAGTATTTTTAAGTGATTTTGGTGGTATTGCAGATGGAAAAACAGATTGCACAAAAGCCTTTAAACGGGCGTTTTCTGTTGGCTATCGTCATGTCATTCTCTCCTCTGGAACCTATCTTACGAGAGGTCTTAAAATTCCATCTAATGTAATTTTAGCTGGGGAAGGATCAGCAGAAACTTGCTTGAAACTACATCCAGAAGCACCAAAGTCGGAACAATTGCTGACAAATAAATCTCATTTTAAAGGCAATCATCATATACAAATAAAAGGGATATCACTGGATTGGAATGTTGAGCGTTTGACCAAAGGAGAAACAACAGCAACAGGAGGAATCGCTTCAAGCGGAATCACCTTAGCTCATGTTAAATACGCACGAATTGTTGATGTAGTAGTTAAAAATCCTGGTTTACATGGGGTGGACATTACGTCGCCTGCCTATAGTTATGCTGGCGACGGGACACGTTCTAGACTAGGTAGTCAGTTTATTTGGGTGGATCAGATTGAGGCCTTTGGCTTTGGTGATGATGGCATCACAACTCATCACAGTAAAAATATTTTGATTTCTAATTGTTATTTACACCATCCAAGTGGTTTAGCACATCGAACAGGTTTTTCAAATTCAAATGGGATTGAGATTGATGATGGATCGGAACATATCAGTTTAGTAGGTAACCGAACGGCTTATTGTTTTGGTGGAGTTGAAATAAAAGCCCATGAAACTAGTTCAGCAGCTTCAGATACACAAATTTTCGGACATTTTTCGTATCGCGACAATCGTTCTTATAATTTTAGACATATCGGTCATCATAAAGATCAAGACTTATTATCTCAGTCAGCATACGGCATTCGAGCTAGTTTTTTAGCTGCGTATTATCCACAAAAAACAGATTTATATAAAGCCTCTGAACCAAGAGGCATAGTAGTATCTGCTTATCAGCGAGTAGTGGTTAATCAATTTATTGCTCGAGAAGAACCTACTACTAATCACGAAAAAGTAGCGATTGCTATCCAATATCGAGCACGAGACGTTCGGATTGTGAATAGCCAGTTGAAAAATTACTATGGAGCGAAGCAGCCAATTAAAATTAGTAAAGACACAAGTGACATATATATAATCTAG
- a CDS encoding YjjG family noncanonical pyrimidine nucleotidase, whose protein sequence is MKNYQTLLFDVDDTLLDFGAAEDNALRLLFEEQKVSLTVEIENYYKKMNKGMWQEFELGKLDRDELVNTRFSKLFKAFGQEVDGVLLEQKYRGYLEEGHELIDGAQSLIQNLKKEYDLYIVTNGVSKTQYRRLQDSGLHSAFKDVFVSEDTGYQKPMKEYFDYVFARIPNFKRENSLIIGDTLGSDILGGKNVGMDTCWFNPTNKSNTSEIVPTYQIAELEKLYDILN, encoded by the coding sequence ATGAAAAACTATCAAACTTTACTATTTGATGTAGATGATACATTATTAGATTTTGGAGCAGCAGAAGACAATGCCTTACGTTTATTATTTGAGGAACAAAAAGTTTCCTTAACTGTTGAAATTGAAAATTATTACAAAAAGATGAATAAAGGTATGTGGCAAGAATTTGAATTGGGGAAATTAGATCGTGACGAGCTAGTGAATACACGATTTTCAAAATTATTTAAAGCTTTTGGTCAAGAGGTTGATGGGGTTTTATTGGAACAAAAGTATCGTGGTTACCTAGAAGAAGGACATGAGTTAATTGATGGAGCGCAGTCACTGATTCAAAACTTAAAAAAAGAGTATGATTTATATATTGTAACAAACGGTGTTTCTAAAACACAATACAGACGTTTACAGGATTCTGGGCTACATTCAGCATTTAAAGATGTCTTTGTCTCTGAAGATACTGGTTATCAGAAACCGATGAAAGAATATTTTGATTATGTTTTTGCACGAATTCCTAACTTTAAGCGAGAAAATAGTTTAATCATTGGAGATACTTTAGGTTCTGATATTTTAGGTGGCAAGAATGTCGGTATGGATACATGCTGGTTCAATCCTACGAATAAAAGCAATACAAGTGAAATTGTCCCTACTTACCAAATTGCAGAATTAGAAAAACTATACGATATTCTAAATTAA
- a CDS encoding PTS sugar transporter subunit IIA gives MFGFFKKKEAKKEETKTPVTSVSIEGTLFSPANGKVIAIGEVSDPVFGEKMMGDGYAVVPTDGKIYAPVNGKVTSVFPTKHAIGLLMDNGTEVLLHMGLDTVELKGAPFEIAVTEGQVVTPETLVATVDLDALATAGKDNAMVVVITNMDKIASFAVTELGETTASKAIGTFTTKG, from the coding sequence ATGTTTGGATTTTTTAAGAAAAAAGAAGCTAAAAAAGAAGAGACTAAAACTCCAGTTACATCAGTTAGTATAGAAGGAACGTTATTTTCACCAGCAAATGGAAAAGTTATTGCCATTGGCGAAGTTTCAGATCCAGTTTTTGGCGAAAAAATGATGGGGGACGGTTATGCTGTTGTACCCACTGACGGAAAAATTTATGCACCAGTAAATGGAAAAGTGACAAGCGTATTTCCAACTAAACATGCCATTGGTTTATTGATGGATAATGGTACAGAAGTATTGTTGCACATGGGATTAGACACAGTTGAATTAAAAGGCGCTCCATTTGAAATAGCTGTTACAGAAGGGCAAGTTGTCACACCTGAAACATTAGTAGCAACTGTTGATTTAGATGCACTAGCTACAGCTGGAAAAGATAACGCAATGGTTGTCGTAATTACAAATATGGATAAAATTGCAAGTTTTGCAGTAACTGAATTAGGGGAAACAACTGCTAGTAAAGCAATTGGGACTTTTACAACAAAAGGATAA
- a CDS encoding MurR/RpiR family transcriptional regulator, whose product MELEALVNQYHDKLNENDLAIISYVLMHKTQCETLSIVDLAKLCHTSKSSILRLTQKLGFSGFSEFKYSLKKASKEKAPKLNLLDLQREDMEATLKLMQQTDVATIVQKMHQADRIIGYGTGWGQQNAVKELNRNFMGCGKYMLSIPAKTEFDLNMPIITKNDFVVIISLSGDAKDLEQNIQTLNLRGVPILSITTFKNNYLASLAPFNLYYQVSPMHQTERNEMVSFITLNLVCDALFREYASYLIESGEL is encoded by the coding sequence ATGGAACTAGAAGCGCTGGTAAACCAGTACCACGACAAATTAAACGAAAATGATTTAGCTATTATTTCTTATGTATTAATGCATAAAACACAATGTGAAACGTTGAGTATTGTTGATTTAGCAAAACTTTGTCATACATCTAAATCATCTATTTTAAGATTAACACAAAAATTAGGATTTTCTGGTTTTAGTGAATTCAAATACAGTTTAAAAAAAGCAAGCAAAGAAAAAGCTCCTAAGTTGAATTTATTAGATTTACAAAGAGAAGATATGGAAGCTACATTAAAATTGATGCAGCAAACAGATGTTGCAACTATTGTTCAAAAAATGCATCAAGCAGATCGGATTATTGGTTACGGAACTGGTTGGGGACAACAAAATGCAGTTAAAGAGCTAAATCGAAATTTTATGGGGTGCGGTAAATATATGTTATCTATTCCCGCGAAAACTGAATTTGATTTGAATATGCCAATCATTACTAAAAATGATTTCGTCGTAATCATCTCATTAAGTGGAGATGCGAAAGATTTGGAACAAAATATTCAAACATTAAACTTACGTGGAGTGCCAATTTTATCTATTACCACCTTTAAAAATAATTATTTAGCCTCACTAGCACCATTCAATCTCTACTATCAAGTCTCTCCTATGCATCAAACAGAAAGGAACGAGATGGTCTCGTTCATCACCTTAAATTTAGTTTGTGATGCGTTATTTAGAGAGTATGCTTCCTATCTAATTGAGAGTGGAGAACTGTAA
- a CDS encoding 6-phospho-alpha-glucosidase has product MKKHSIVVAGGGSTFTPGIVLMLLANLEKLPIRQIKFFDNDPARQKQIADACAVIIKEQAPDIKFVATSDPETAFTDVDFVMAHIRVGKYAMREKDEKIPLKYGVVGQETCGPGGIAYGMRSIGGVLELVDFMEKYSPDAWMLNYSNPAAIVAEATRKLRPTAKILNICDMPIGIEERMAHSIGLKSRKEMVVRYYGLNHFGWWTDIRDLKGNDLMPQIKAHVAEHGYALKEEVEASQHTDASWMHTFSKAKDIYALDPETLPNTYLKYYLYASDEVAHANPEYTRANEVMAGREKHVFSECNRIAELGSTEGSTLEIDEHASYIVDLARAIAYNTHERMLLIVENNGAIVNFEETAMVEVPCIVGTNGPEPLVQGKIPRFQKGLMEQQVAVEKLVVEAWAEKSYQKLWQAITMSKIVPNATVAKQILDELVEVNQEFWPELS; this is encoded by the coding sequence ATGAAAAAACATTCAATCGTAGTCGCAGGAGGCGGTAGTACCTTTACCCCAGGAATTGTCTTAATGCTATTAGCAAATTTGGAAAAGTTACCGATTCGTCAAATTAAGTTTTTTGATAATGATCCAGCAAGACAAAAACAAATAGCAGATGCCTGTGCGGTCATTATTAAGGAACAAGCACCGGATATCAAATTTGTAGCAACTAGTGACCCAGAAACAGCCTTTACAGATGTTGATTTTGTGATGGCTCACATTCGAGTTGGAAAATATGCGATGCGCGAAAAAGACGAAAAAATTCCTTTGAAATATGGTGTTGTTGGTCAGGAAACTTGTGGACCTGGTGGAATTGCTTATGGCATGCGTTCAATTGGTGGTGTGTTAGAATTAGTTGATTTTATGGAAAAATATTCTCCAGATGCTTGGATGCTAAATTATTCCAACCCGGCAGCCATTGTAGCCGAGGCAACTAGAAAACTTCGTCCAACTGCAAAAATATTAAATATTTGTGATATGCCTATCGGGATTGAAGAACGTATGGCTCATAGCATCGGTTTGAAATCTCGCAAAGAAATGGTTGTGCGTTACTACGGATTGAACCATTTTGGTTGGTGGACCGACATTAGAGACCTAAAAGGTAATGACTTAATGCCACAAATTAAAGCACATGTTGCCGAACATGGCTATGCCTTGAAAGAAGAAGTTGAAGCCTCTCAGCATACGGATGCTAGCTGGATGCACACGTTTAGTAAGGCTAAAGACATTTATGCTCTTGATCCAGAAACATTACCTAACACGTATTTAAAATACTATTTATACGCTAGTGATGAAGTAGCTCATGCTAATCCTGAATACACGCGTGCCAATGAAGTGATGGCTGGACGAGAAAAGCATGTTTTTAGTGAATGTAACCGTATTGCAGAATTAGGTTCAACTGAAGGCTCGACTTTAGAAATAGATGAACATGCTTCTTATATTGTCGATTTAGCGCGTGCTATTGCTTATAATACCCATGAGCGGATGTTATTGATTGTCGAAAATAATGGCGCAATTGTAAACTTTGAAGAAACGGCAATGGTAGAAGTACCTTGTATCGTTGGAACAAATGGTCCAGAACCACTTGTACAAGGCAAAATTCCACGCTTCCAAAAAGGTCTGATGGAACAACAAGTTGCAGTTGAAAAATTAGTTGTTGAAGCGTGGGCAGAAAAATCTTACCAAAAATTATGGCAAGCAATAACAATGTCTAAAATTGTCCCAAATGCAACTGTTGCCAAACAAATTTTGGATGAATTGGTTGAAGTCAATCAAGAATTTTGGCCAGAATTAAGTTAA